One genomic segment of Hordeum vulgare subsp. vulgare chromosome 2H, MorexV3_pseudomolecules_assembly, whole genome shotgun sequence includes these proteins:
- the LOC123431209 gene encoding uncharacterized protein LOC123431209: MNQEQANGHGHHCRSNPPPPRLVLPPVSRTAVPCSLFFLVLLPISFLLAGAPPAGTSLLASRSWTSPMCSCVGSSSCREEWMPQSWNSPSLLSFRQLSVRV; this comes from the exons ATGAACCAGGAACAGGCAAACGGCCATGGACATCATTGCCGCTCGAATCCTCCTCCGCCCCGCCTCGTCCTCCCGCCGGTGAGCCGAACCGCCGTCCCATGCTCTCTGTTCTTCCTCGTGCTCCTtcccatctcctt TCTCCTCGCCGGAgctccaccagcag GAACATCGTTGTTAGCAAGCAGGAGTTGGACCTCTCCCATGTGCTCGTGCGTCGGATCGAGCTCCTGTCGCGAGGAATGGATGCCCCAGTCCTGGAACAGCCCATCCCTGCTCTCG TTTCGTCAGTTAAGCGTGCGTGTATGA